AGTCTCGCGGAATGGCTCGAAAAAGACAAGGTTTAACTTAACATAGTAATACTAGCGACGCCAGCAGCAGGGCGGTAAGGGTGAAGGATGTGAGTCTGTTCATGGGTTTCCCGGTTGTGCGTTTGTTGACATTTTTCTGCATATTGCGTTCCTGCTTGTTCCCGCCGGTCACCGGCCCACGACAAAGATACTGTGCAAGGCGGGCAGCGAGAGTTTAAACCGCGTGACCGGCTCGTCATGGACGGTCTCGGATGATGCGTCGAGCGGTCGGGTGGCACCGGTGTGCGGGTCCCACAACTCGAGTCTTAGTTTCCCGCGCAACTGCACATCGGAAGCAACATCGAATGCGCTGGCGTTGGCGAAGAAGTAAACTTCCGCGCCCGGTACGGAGCGATGCAGGTAGGCGAACGCTCGGTTACCGCCTTCGTAAGCGTCGGGATCGCCTGTCAATTTGCCGCCGTAATCGTGTGCTTTCCGGTAATTGCGCGGGATGTCGGTGGCGTGGGTGATGCGCACGTCCCACGCAAAACCCAGGCCGTCGAGGGCCTGCAACAAAGTTGTTTCGTTCGGCTCCGGCACGAATACGCCCCTGCCGCCAGGACCGAACATTTCTCTCGCGAGACGGCGGACCTCCTCGTCATGCCCAAACTCGGCGGATTGTTCCGGCAGGCAAGTTGTCGCGATGACGCGTCCGCCGGCGGCAAGGAAGTCACGCGCCTTTTGCAGGTTGCCAACGCGGATGCTCCGGCAAGCGGGCAGGATCAGGACGCGGTAGCGCTCCCAGTTGTTGGTGTTGGCGAGTACGAACTCGCGACCCTCAACCCGGCAGCGCGTGTCCACGATTTCCGGATGCAGAAAGGTGAAGTCGCGGCGCAGCTCGCCGGTCAACAGACGCGCGAGTTCGTAGTAGTCACTGCCGGGAATCGGATCCTTGCCGTGGGTGAACGGGAGCAAGCCGACGTGATAACGCGCGGCGAGATCGTCAATCGGATACAAGATGCCGATATCGGCGGCGTGCCGGCCGGCGCGCAGCAGCGTTTCACAGCGGGCAGCCCATCGGTTGTAGCGCGGTAGCTCGGCGCTGTAAGCCGGGTTGCGCCAGGAAATTTCCGGCACGATTCGCATCTTGGCCGGATCCCACCAGGTGCCATGGGGAAGCAGGTAGTTGATGCCGCGCGCATAGATCTCCATCCCTGCGCGATAGAGCATGTTCGAGTCGTTCGACATCTGCTGGTGGAAATTGCCGTAAATTTCGCAAACAACGGTGGGGCGGTCGAAGTTGTAGGCGGCTGACGCTGGAATCTTGAACCCATCAATACCGTGATCGAAGTAGTGGATGTAGTCGGTCAGCGGCGCGCCCTGATATTTATACCAGAGGATCGCGTCACCGGACGATTGCAGCGGATTTGCGCGATACGCCGCGGCCGGATGGCCGGAGCAAATCATGTTATGATTGTCGCACCACGCCTGCACAGCGCGTTGGTACCCTTCGGCGAGCAGTTCGTTGCGCAGGCCGAGCAGGCTGGCGCGCGCGGCGGCAGTGTCGGCCCCAATGTTCTCCCACAGCGCGGGATAGAGCGCCTCCGCCGAACGGCCGAAGCGCGCGCGGAATTTTTCGTTGAACGTTGGCGTCCACATCAGGCAGTCGGGAACATGATAGGTCGAGAGGTCATCGTAGAACGTCATCCGGATCGTCGTGCCGAAGTGTGCGGGGAATTTCTGCGCGAAGCGATCATAGGTCAGCCCGATGAACTTCTGCATTGCCTGCGGATCGAGATAATCCACGAAACGTTTCGCCGGCGCCGTGGCGCAAACAAATGCCTGTACCTCCCAGCGGCCGGCGGGTACGGGCCAACGGACCGCCGCCTGTGGCGGCCTCTCGACCTGGTGCTCAGCCACGCGGCGGCCGTCAATCCACGTTACCACGCTGCCGCCATCCACGACCAACCGCACATCGTAAGCGCGATTCGTCTCGAACGGGAACGACACGCTGGAAAGTGTCCGGTAGCCGCCGTGCCTGATATGTGGACGGATCGCCTGCGTCCGGG
The Verrucomicrobiota bacterium genome window above contains:
- a CDS encoding glycosyl hydrolase, whose translation is MKQIHKITILALATVLLATGAANPTPIVSAEQAGPKEFEDLRAGFVNPKGSGTTTLWWLNGKLSKAEIREQLLQMRDHDGFGGVAPLTLFRMKPPTEPAYLSDEYFEMYGCILDTAKELGMTVVFYDDCDFPSGTAGNQMAERYPDDLMKYLARGTATVQGPGEAVVPMPTGTVMSVVAKNLDNNERRVVSAEARLAVATSGGIGGSAGFRQPPEEEGRYEYFRVLNADGTVLCEDKFTGTVSGKWLAPGASHVEKDGLHATGCLPMSVKDLKLPAKFIIETRLTIVRTAAALAFGVQDENDLIFWQFNARTQAIRPHIRHGGYRTLSSVSFPFETNRAYDVRLVVDGGSVVTWIDGRRVAEHQVERPPQAAVRWPVPAGRWEVQAFVCATAPAKRFVDYLDPQAMQKFIGLTYDRFAQKFPAHFGTTIRMTFYDDLSTYHVPDCLMWTPTFNEKFRARFGRSAEALYPALWENIGADTAAARASLLGLRNELLAEGYQRAVQAWCDNHNMICSGHPAAAYRANPLQSSGDAILWYKYQGAPLTDYIHYFDHGIDGFKIPASAAYNFDRPTVVCEIYGNFHQQMSNDSNMLYRAGMEIYARGINYLLPHGTWWDPAKMRIVPEISWRNPAYSAELPRYNRWAARCETLLRAGRHAADIGILYPIDDLAARYHVGLLPFTHGKDPIPGSDYYELARLLTGELRRDFTFLHPEIVDTRCRVEGREFVLANTNNWERYRVLILPACRSIRVGNLQKARDFLAAGGRVIATTCLPEQSAEFGHDEEVRRLAREMFGPGGRGVFVPEPNETTLLQALDGLGFAWDVRITHATDIPRNYRKAHDYGGKLTGDPDAYEGGNRAFAYLHRSVPGAEVYFFANASAFDVASDVQLRGKLRLELWDPHTGATRPLDASSETVHDEPVTRFKLSLPALHSIFVVGR